One window of Perca fluviatilis chromosome 12, GENO_Pfluv_1.0, whole genome shotgun sequence genomic DNA carries:
- the LOC120570158 gene encoding interferon-induced protein 44-like: MGGGKSKPEVNPSPMFEEPWRNVAWGDHVRDLEYAQEYVPETKYIKHVRILLYGPVGVGKSSFINSVSNCLLGRMTTPALASATTSDKSFTRKYKTHEIIEGRGTDKKPYHFVFNDVMGLEKGDGVRADDIILALNGHVKEGYKFNPSSPLSPEDPSYNPRPSANDKVHVLVCVLSANSAEITDSVLKKMADIREAASELGIPQMAIGTHIDSACPETEKDLKNVYKSKHIKQKVKDFSAAVGIPVNCIFPVKNYSEEIKINDDVNTLILSALRQMISFGDDFIEKLI; encoded by the exons ATGGGTGGGGGAAAGAGTAAGCCTG aagTGAATCCTTCTCCCA TGTTTGAGGAACCATGGAGAAATGTTGCCTGGGG AGACCATGTGAGGGATCTTGAGTATGCACAGGAGTATGTGCCTGAAACCAAATACATCAAACATGTCCGAATCCTTCTGTACGGACCCGTTGGAGTAGGAAAGTCCAGCTTCATCAACTCTGTCAGCAACTGCCTACTAGGCAGAATGACTACACCTGCTTTGGCCAGTGCAACTACCTCTGACAAAAGTTTCACCAGAAAA TATAAAACTCATGAAATCATAGAAGGAAGAGGAACGGACAAGAAGCCATATCATTTTGTCTTCAATGACGTCATGGGTCTGGAGAAAGGGGATGGAGTTCGTGCTGATGACATCATACTGGCCCTAAATGGACATGTGAAGGAGGGATACAAG tTCAACCCTTCATCTCCACTGTCTCCTGAGGATCCAAGCTACAACCCCCGTCCCTCTGCAAACGACAAAGTTCATGTTCTGGTTTGTGTGCTTTCTGCTAACTCAGCAGAAATTACAGACTCAGTTCTGAAGAAGATGGCCGACATCAGAGAGGCAGCCAGTGAGCTGG gGATTCCCCAAATGGCAATAGGCACCCACATTGATTCAGCCTGTCCTGAAACTGAAAAGGATCTGAAGAATGTGTACAAGAGCAAGCACATTAAGCAAAAG GTGAAAGACTTCAGCGCAGCAGTGGGGATCCCAGTGAACTGTATTTTTCCTGTGAAGAACTACAGTGAAGAAATCAAGATCAATGATGATGTCAACACTCTGATCCTGAGTGCACTGAGACAAATGATCAGCTTTGGAGACGACTTCATTGAGAAATTAATCTAA